Proteins encoded within one genomic window of Formosa agariphila KMM 3901:
- the cobA gene encoding uroporphyrinogen-III C-methyltransferase: MQTTNNIPKLTVVGAGPGDPDLISLKAVKAIESADVILYDALINVDLLKYASPTKEVIFVGKRKGCYAYQQGQINELIVQRAKSFGHVVRLKGGDPFVFGRGAEEIEYAKSKKLKVDVIPGMSSALAVPTNQGIPLTKRGVSESFWVITGTTKNHEISSDIALAAKSSATVVILMGMSKLPEIVELFSNENKKDLPVAIIQNGTYANENIGIGTIQSIQDVVKQQQLTSPAIIVIGEVVSERTSLDRIKTELHELKSAF; the protein is encoded by the coding sequence ATGCAAACAACTAACAACATACCTAAACTAACGGTAGTAGGTGCCGGTCCAGGAGATCCAGATTTAATATCGCTTAAAGCGGTAAAAGCAATTGAATCTGCAGATGTAATCTTGTACGACGCACTTATAAATGTTGACTTACTTAAATACGCTTCACCCACTAAGGAAGTTATTTTTGTTGGGAAACGTAAAGGGTGTTACGCGTATCAACAAGGACAAATTAATGAGCTTATTGTACAACGTGCAAAGAGCTTTGGGCATGTGGTTCGTTTAAAAGGAGGAGATCCATTTGTTTTCGGACGTGGAGCAGAAGAAATCGAATATGCAAAATCAAAAAAACTTAAAGTAGATGTTATTCCAGGAATGTCGTCTGCCTTAGCGGTCCCAACAAACCAAGGTATTCCGTTAACAAAACGTGGTGTTTCCGAAAGTTTTTGGGTAATTACAGGAACAACCAAGAATCACGAAATATCTAGCGATATAGCACTAGCAGCCAAGTCGTCTGCCACAGTAGTGATTTTAATGGGAATGAGTAAACTGCCGGAAATTGTTGAATTGTTTTCAAACGAAAATAAGAAAGACCTTCCCGTAGCAATTATTCAGAACGGAACTTATGCTAACGAAAACATAGGAATTGGTACCATACAATCTATCCAAGATGTGGTTAAACAACAACAGTTAACGTCTCCAGCTATAATAGTAATTGGTGAGGTGGTAAGTGAACGCACTAGTTTAGATCGAATAAAAACCGAATTGCACGAGTTAAAATCGGCGTTTTAG
- the epsC gene encoding serine O-acetyltransferase EpsC: MIEDTKLQNKLVSKTYNVRLKDSIATFTKHLFYVMFDDEPATELQHLENLFLDMCRKLSIDDAFNIWETFKFNLPSTRRRLDLDAIAIEQHDPAAKSLEEVYLAYPGFYAIAIYRLSHELHKLNVPTIPRMMSEYAHGITGTDIHPGAEIGDSFFIDHATGIVIGETSIIKNNVKIYQGVTLGGVQVKKSLSATKRHPTIEDNVIIYANATILGGDVVIGADTIIGANVCVTVSIPQGSILTYQKEFNIRSRKND, from the coding sequence ATGATAGAAGATACAAAATTGCAAAATAAACTAGTTTCAAAAACATATAATGTTAGATTAAAAGACTCCATTGCAACATTCACAAAACATTTGTTTTATGTTATGTTCGACGATGAGCCTGCAACAGAATTACAGCATCTAGAGAATCTATTTCTAGACATGTGTAGAAAACTAAGTATAGACGATGCATTTAATATTTGGGAAACGTTTAAGTTTAATTTACCAAGTACAAGACGTCGTCTAGATTTAGATGCTATTGCTATCGAGCAGCATGATCCAGCGGCTAAAAGTCTAGAAGAAGTGTATTTAGCGTATCCTGGTTTTTATGCTATTGCAATCTACCGTTTAAGTCATGAATTACATAAGTTAAATGTACCAACTATTCCTAGAATGATGAGTGAATATGCTCATGGTATAACAGGTACAGATATTCATCCTGGTGCAGAAATTGGAGATTCTTTTTTCATAGATCATGCCACCGGAATTGTAATTGGAGAAACATCTATTATAAAAAATAATGTGAAGATTTATCAAGGGGTAACCTTAGGAGGTGTTCAGGTTAAAAAGAGTTTGTCTGCAACAAAACGTCATCCTACTATCGAAGATAATGTTATCATTTACGCCAACGCTACTATATTAGGTGGCGATGTGGTAATTGGTGCAGATACTATAATAGGTGCAAATGTTTGTGTTACAGTTTCTATTCCGCAAGGTTCAATCTTAACTTACCAAAAGGAGTTTAACATAAGATCTAGAAAGAATGATTAA
- a CDS encoding phosphoadenosine phosphosulfate reductase domain-containing protein translates to MLDSTIDISYWNKELRHKTPQEIIDWALALTDKKIVTTSFGVYSAVLLSTISKQDNDIKVVWCDTLFNTPETYDHAENLIETYNLNVQKYEPLLSKSVVETTIGIPDVTSPKHAEFTEIVKLEPFSRALAEQAPELWFTNIRVRQTEYRKSKDILSWSKDGVLKVSPFYYWSDEDLDAYIVEQNLPKNQFYFDPTKALQNRECGIHFQ, encoded by the coding sequence ATGTTGGATAGTACAATAGATATTTCGTATTGGAATAAGGAATTAAGACACAAAACCCCTCAAGAGATAATTGATTGGGCTTTGGCGTTAACAGATAAGAAAATAGTTACTACAAGCTTTGGAGTATATTCTGCAGTGTTGTTAAGTACTATTTCAAAACAAGATAACGACATTAAAGTAGTGTGGTGTGATACGCTTTTTAATACACCAGAAACGTATGACCATGCAGAAAATCTAATTGAGACGTACAACTTAAATGTTCAAAAATATGAGCCTTTGTTGAGTAAATCGGTAGTTGAAACAACAATAGGAATCCCAGACGTAACCAGTCCAAAACATGCCGAATTTACAGAGATTGTAAAGCTAGAGCCATTTAGTAGAGCTCTAGCCGAACAAGCTCCAGAACTTTGGTTTACAAATATCCGTGTAAGACAAACTGAATACAGAAAGTCTAAAGATATTTTAAGCTGGAGTAAAGATGGTGTTTTAAAAGTGAGTCCATTTTACTATTGGTCAGACGAAGATTTAGATGCGTATATCGTAGAACAAAATCTTCCTAAAAACCAATTTTATTTTGACCCAACAAAAGCCTTACAAAATAGAGAGTGTGGAATCCACTTTCAATAA
- a CDS encoding HEPN domain-containing protein yields the protein MQSFRSEIENPVVEQDIIELEKKIRLFNEGSITDESFRSLRLARGIYGQRQPGVQMIRIKLPYGKVTSNQLLRISDVSDRFSTGRLHITTRQDIQIHYVSIDDTPELWSQLEQDDVTLREACGNTVRNVTASETAGIDVNEPFDVTPYAHAAFQFFLRNPICQEMGRKFKMSFSSSDADTALSYIHDLGFIPKIKDGERGFRVLLGGGLGSQPRSADLIYEFLPTYKVIPLIESVLRIFDRHGERARRMKARMKFLIKDEGLEKFLELVEAEQKALSNQEVHIEVKDEAIKLSNVAIPEVHIEDEDAYNSWRALNVIPQKQDGLYAIGIKVKLGDFYTDKARKLAALIKDYAADELRFSLRQNILIRHVKEELLPFFYQELKALDFVATGYNATTDITACPGTDTCNLGIASSTGMADELEKVLYSEYPQYINNQDIAIKISGCMNACGQHNMAHIGFQGMSIRTKDKLVAPAVQVLLGGGVLGNGEGRFSDKVIKLPSKRGPQALRLILDDFETNGNPGESFLEYYDRRDGQKYFYNFLVTLSDTENLQPSDFIDWGNKEEYKQEVGVGECAGVVIDLVATLLLEAKEKLEKAEEVYGSTTKWADAIYLAYTASVNAAKALLLSEDVKTNSQANIIGLFDETFIASNKITLDTNSSFSDFIYEINKNEPTKEFATTYINQTKAFFNTIDVFRTRELVYANN from the coding sequence ATGCAAAGTTTTAGATCAGAAATAGAGAACCCAGTTGTAGAACAGGATATAATTGAATTAGAAAAAAAGATTCGATTATTTAATGAAGGTAGTATAACCGACGAAAGTTTTAGAAGTTTACGTTTAGCTCGTGGTATATATGGGCAACGTCAACCAGGCGTTCAAATGATACGTATAAAATTACCTTACGGAAAAGTGACTTCTAATCAGTTATTAAGAATTTCTGATGTTTCGGATCGTTTTTCTACAGGGAGATTACATATTACAACACGTCAGGATATTCAAATTCACTACGTAAGTATTGATGATACTCCAGAACTTTGGTCTCAATTAGAACAAGACGATGTAACCTTGCGTGAAGCTTGTGGTAATACCGTAAGAAATGTAACCGCTAGCGAAACTGCAGGAATCGATGTAAATGAACCTTTCGATGTGACGCCATATGCGCATGCGGCTTTCCAATTCTTTTTACGTAATCCTATTTGTCAAGAAATGGGTCGTAAATTTAAAATGTCGTTTTCGTCTTCAGATGCAGATACAGCTTTAAGTTATATTCATGATTTAGGATTTATTCCGAAGATAAAAGATGGAGAACGCGGGTTTAGAGTCTTACTTGGAGGTGGTTTAGGATCTCAACCAAGAAGTGCAGATTTAATTTATGAGTTCTTACCAACCTATAAAGTTATTCCTTTAATAGAAAGTGTATTACGTATTTTTGATCGTCATGGTGAACGTGCTAGACGAATGAAAGCACGTATGAAATTCTTAATAAAAGATGAAGGTTTAGAAAAATTCTTAGAATTAGTTGAAGCTGAACAAAAAGCATTATCTAATCAAGAAGTACACATCGAAGTAAAAGATGAAGCTATAAAGTTAAGCAATGTTGCTATCCCTGAAGTGCATATAGAAGATGAGGATGCTTACAATAGTTGGAGAGCTTTAAATGTAATCCCTCAGAAACAAGACGGATTATATGCTATAGGAATTAAAGTGAAATTAGGTGATTTTTATACTGATAAAGCAAGAAAACTTGCCGCTTTAATTAAAGACTATGCAGCCGATGAGTTACGTTTTTCATTAAGACAAAACATTTTAATTCGTCACGTAAAAGAAGAGTTATTACCATTCTTCTATCAAGAATTAAAGGCTTTAGATTTTGTAGCAACAGGATATAATGCAACTACAGATATTACGGCATGCCCAGGAACAGATACCTGTAATTTAGGTATTGCAAGTAGTACAGGAATGGCAGATGAGTTAGAGAAAGTTTTATATTCAGAATATCCACAATACATTAACAACCAAGATATCGCTATTAAAATTAGTGGATGTATGAATGCTTGTGGCCAACACAACATGGCACACATTGGTTTTCAAGGGATGTCTATTCGTACTAAAGATAAATTAGTAGCGCCTGCTGTACAAGTATTATTAGGTGGTGGTGTATTAGGAAATGGAGAAGGTCGTTTTTCAGATAAAGTAATCAAGTTACCTTCTAAAAGAGGACCTCAAGCATTACGTTTAATTTTAGATGATTTTGAAACTAACGGAAATCCAGGAGAATCATTTTTAGAATATTACGACCGTCGAGACGGACAGAAATATTTTTATAATTTCTTAGTAACGTTATCAGATACAGAAAACTTACAACCTAGCGATTTTATCGATTGGGGTAATAAAGAAGAATACAAGCAAGAAGTTGGAGTAGGAGAGTGTGCAGGTGTTGTTATCGATTTAGTAGCGACTTTATTGTTAGAAGCTAAAGAGAAATTAGAAAAGGCAGAAGAGGTATACGGATCTACAACAAAATGGGCAGATGCCATTTACTTAGCTTATACAGCAAGTGTAAATGCGGCTAAAGCTTTATTGCTTTCAGAAGATGTAAAAACCAATTCTCAAGCAAACATTATAGGGTTGTTCGACGAAACATTTATTGCTTCTAATAAAATTACATTAGATACAAATAGTAGTTTTTCAGATTTTATTTATGAAATCAATAAAAACGAACCAACAAAAGAATTTGCAACCACATATATTAACCAAACCAAAGCTTTTTTCAACACCATCGACGTTTTTAGAACACGCGAATTAGTCTATGCAAACAACTAA
- a CDS encoding NAD(P)/FAD-dependent oxidoreductase, translating into MIQTDILIIGAGPTGLFTVFEAGLLKLKCHLIDALPQAGGQCSELYPKKPIYDIPGFPEVLAGDLTKNLLEQGKQFEPGFTLGERAETIEKQEDGSFIVTTNKGTQHQAPVVAIAGGLGSFEPRKPLIENIANYEDHGVDYFIKDPEKYRNKRVVISGGGDSALDWSIFLADIASEVTLIHRRNEFRGALDSVEKVQELKLLGKINLVTPAEVVGVAGENHIEGVTVKKADEEFTIDTDYFIPLFGLSPKLGPIGNWGLEIEKNAIKVDNALDYQTNIPGIYAIGDVNTYPGKLKLILCGFHEATLMCQSAYKIINPGKKYVLKYTTVSGIDGFDGTRKEAPKAVVQAIV; encoded by the coding sequence ATGATACAAACAGATATATTAATAATAGGAGCAGGGCCGACAGGATTATTTACTGTGTTTGAAGCAGGATTATTAAAACTTAAATGTCATTTAATTGATGCTTTGCCACAAGCTGGTGGACAATGTTCAGAACTTTATCCAAAAAAGCCGATATACGATATTCCAGGATTTCCGGAAGTATTAGCTGGAGATTTAACTAAAAACTTGTTAGAGCAAGGAAAGCAATTCGAACCTGGGTTTACCTTAGGAGAGCGTGCTGAAACTATAGAAAAACAAGAAGATGGGTCGTTTATTGTCACTACAAATAAAGGTACTCAACATCAAGCGCCAGTAGTTGCTATTGCAGGTGGTTTAGGGTCTTTTGAACCTAGAAAACCATTGATTGAAAATATTGCAAATTACGAAGATCACGGAGTAGATTACTTTATTAAAGATCCAGAAAAATATAGAAATAAACGTGTTGTAATTTCAGGTGGAGGAGATTCTGCTCTAGATTGGAGTATCTTTTTAGCCGATATCGCTTCAGAAGTAACACTTATTCACAGACGTAACGAATTCCGTGGCGCTTTAGATTCTGTAGAAAAAGTTCAAGAATTAAAACTTCTAGGGAAAATAAATTTAGTAACACCTGCAGAAGTTGTTGGCGTTGCTGGAGAAAATCATATTGAAGGTGTGACTGTTAAAAAAGCAGATGAAGAGTTTACAATAGATACAGATTACTTTATCCCATTATTCGGTTTATCTCCAAAATTAGGACCTATCGGAAATTGGGGATTAGAGATAGAAAAAAATGCAATTAAAGTAGATAATGCCTTAGATTATCAAACAAACATACCTGGAATTTATGCTATTGGAGATGTAAATACGTATCCAGGGAAGTTAAAATTAATTCTTTGTGGTTTCCACGAGGCTACATTAATGTGTCAATCAGCGTATAAAATTATTAATCCAGGTAAAAAGTATGTGCTTAAATACACAACGGTGAGTGGAATTGATGGTTTTGACGGTACACGTAAAGAAGCTCCAAAAGCAGTAGTACAAGCTATTGTATAA
- a CDS encoding RrF2 family transcriptional regulator, with protein MLSKKTKYGLKALLFLARQENNTPVQISMISKSENISQKFLESILLTLRKIGVLGSKKGKNGGYYLLKAPEDIKMSLVMRTLEGPIAMVPCVSLNFYEKCDDCPDETLCGVHTLMAEVRDKTLDIFNNKSLADLV; from the coding sequence ATGCTTTCAAAGAAAACCAAATACGGTCTAAAGGCCTTACTATTTTTAGCGCGTCAAGAAAATAATACGCCAGTACAAATCAGTATGATTTCTAAGAGTGAAAATATTTCACAAAAATTCTTGGAAAGCATACTGTTAACCCTTCGGAAAATAGGCGTTTTAGGTTCTAAGAAAGGAAAAAACGGTGGGTATTATTTGCTAAAAGCTCCAGAAGACATAAAAATGTCTTTGGTAATGAGAACCCTTGAAGGGCCAATTGCCATGGTGCCATGTGTAAGTTTAAATTTCTACGAAAAGTGCGACGATTGCCCAGATGAGACCCTTTGCGGCGTGCATACTTTAATGGCAGAAGTGCGTGACAAAACACTAGACATCTTCAATAATAAGTCGTTAGCCGATTTAGTTTAA
- a CDS encoding trans-sulfuration enzyme family protein: protein MKDNHFETEAIRTQTERSQFLEHSTPLYLSSSFVFEDAEDMRASFTEEKERNIYSRFTNPNTSEFIDKVCKMEGAESGYAFATGMSAVFSTFAALLNSGDHIVSASSVFGSTHALFTKFLPKWNIETSYFNVNDVDKIESLITPNTKILYAESPTNPAVDIIDLEVLGAIAKKHNILLVIDNCFATPYLQNPIEFGADIVIHSATKLMDGQGRVLGGVAVGRADLIREIYLFSRNTGPALSPFNAWVLSKSLETLAVRVDKHCDNALKVAEFLEGHDNVTLVKYPFLKSHPQYDIAKKQMKQGGNIIAFEVKGGVEGGRAFLNKIKVLSLSANLGDTRTIVTHPASTTHSKLSTEDRLETGITDGLVRISVGLEHTDDIIKDLKQALD, encoded by the coding sequence ATGAAAGATAATCATTTCGAAACAGAAGCTATTAGAACACAAACAGAGCGTTCTCAGTTTTTAGAACATTCAACACCTTTATATTTAAGTTCAAGCTTTGTTTTTGAAGATGCCGAGGATATGCGTGCATCATTTACAGAAGAAAAAGAACGTAATATTTACAGCCGTTTTACAAATCCAAATACATCAGAGTTTATAGATAAAGTTTGTAAAATGGAAGGTGCCGAAAGTGGTTATGCATTTGCTACGGGAATGTCTGCCGTGTTTTCAACTTTTGCAGCGCTTTTAAACAGTGGCGATCATATTGTGTCGGCAAGTTCTGTGTTTGGTTCTACACATGCGCTGTTTACTAAATTTCTTCCGAAGTGGAATATAGAAACATCATACTTTAATGTCAATGATGTCGATAAAATTGAAAGCCTAATTACTCCAAATACAAAAATCTTATATGCAGAGAGTCCAACAAACCCTGCTGTAGATATTATAGATTTAGAAGTTTTAGGTGCTATTGCAAAAAAACATAACATCTTATTGGTGATAGATAATTGTTTCGCCACACCGTATTTACAAAACCCAATAGAATTTGGAGCAGACATCGTTATTCATTCTGCTACAAAATTAATGGATGGTCAAGGTCGTGTTTTAGGAGGCGTTGCTGTAGGTCGTGCCGATTTAATTCGCGAAATCTATTTGTTTTCAAGAAATACAGGTCCAGCGCTATCTCCATTCAATGCATGGGTGTTGTCTAAAAGTTTAGAAACCTTAGCGGTTCGTGTAGATAAACATTGCGATAATGCATTAAAAGTTGCCGAATTTTTAGAAGGGCATGATAATGTAACACTTGTAAAATATCCGTTTTTAAAGTCGCATCCACAATACGACATTGCTAAAAAACAAATGAAACAAGGTGGTAATATTATCGCGTTCGAAGTTAAAGGCGGTGTAGAAGGTGGTCGTGCATTCTTAAACAAAATTAAAGTATTGTCCTTATCGGCAAACCTTGGAGATACACGTACTATTGTAACACATCCGGCATCTACAACACATAGTAAACTAAGTACCGAAGACAGATTAGAAACAGGTATTACAGACGGTTTAGTTCGTATTTCTGTGGGATTAGAGCATACAGATGATATTATTAAGGATTTAAAACAGGCTTTAGATTAA
- the thrA gene encoding bifunctional aspartate kinase/homoserine dehydrogenase I, giving the protein MKNLQFISLDSYQTISGAVLPIQLSYEVFGQPLHEAPIVLVNHALTGNSNVAGEGGWWSDLIGDNKIIDTKKFTVLSFNIPGNGYDGFVIENYKDFVARDMANIFLKGLELLKIDSVFAMVGGSLGGGIAWEMAVIHPTLAENLIVVATDWKSTDWLIANCQIQEQFLMNSNNPVHDARMHAMLCYRTPKSFKERFHRSKNEDLEIFNVESWLLHHGNKLQERFQLSAYKLMNQLLRTIDVTKGRPEDVNVLDIIESNIAIVGVDSDLFFTAEENRETQKKLALTHPNVTYNEIHSDHGHDAFLIEFEQLETIVEGIFKPELKNKRLKVLKFGGKSLANGEGLETVLNIIENKVKNDEKIAVVLSARGSSTDQLENILKKAKNDESYKKDLETFKAYQIEPCPEIDFSEEFSVLDKVFGGVKLLGDYSKKIKDEVLAQGELLSVKLVAELLNKRGVNAHATDSRLLIKTDDTYGNAQPNTKVSKENVLKHFKKYNGDTVNIITGFIASNQDNKTTTLGRNGSNYSAALLANFLDAEELQNYTHVNGIYTANPDLVPDAKKIEELSFAEANELANFGATVLHAKTIIPLLEKNISLRILNTFNSGDQGTLITAKTASKGIRSLSVLDNVALINLEGRGLLGKVGVDARVFKTLSANDISVSIISQGSSERGLGLVVDADKASQAVIALEREFETDFYVQDVNRIGIIDDVAVISIVGQDLSTFHKPFNALIKNQIVPLLFNNTITGENVSLVVRKSQLHKALNVIHGEIFGISKKINLAIFGHGLVGGTLIDQIIASAKDIEKRKGIKLNIFAIANSRQVLLNRKGISANWKADLQENGKDFTFEGLVAYTKKHHLENLIAIDNTASATFVSNYIPLVEHGFDLVSSNKIANTVDFKFYSELRQVLAKNQKNYLYETNVGAGLPLIDTIKLLHLSGENITKIRGVFSGSLSYLFNNYSLKNEPFSKVLQEAVDQGFTEPDPREDLCGNDVARKLLILARELDLHNEITDVDIQNLIPEDLRRIDKEAFLKSFTEMDDLYQSIKDQQKSGHVLRYIGDLHGDLADEKGAKLEVKLVSVPESSPLGSLKGSDSIFEIYTESYGDQPVVIQGAGAGAAVTARGVFGDILRLTEKNTY; this is encoded by the coding sequence AATTATAAAGATTTCGTAGCTCGCGATATGGCAAATATCTTTTTAAAAGGGCTTGAATTATTAAAAATAGATTCGGTTTTTGCTATGGTTGGAGGCTCTTTAGGTGGTGGTATTGCCTGGGAAATGGCTGTTATTCATCCTACGTTAGCCGAGAATTTAATTGTGGTGGCAACCGACTGGAAATCTACAGATTGGTTAATTGCAAACTGTCAAATTCAGGAGCAGTTTTTAATGAACTCTAATAACCCTGTTCACGATGCGCGTATGCATGCCATGTTGTGTTATAGAACACCAAAATCGTTTAAAGAACGCTTTCATAGAAGTAAGAATGAAGATTTAGAAATCTTTAATGTCGAGAGTTGGTTATTGCATCACGGAAACAAATTACAAGAGCGTTTTCAGCTTTCAGCATATAAATTAATGAATCAATTGTTACGTACTATTGATGTCACTAAAGGGCGACCTGAAGATGTAAATGTTTTGGATATTATAGAATCTAATATTGCAATCGTTGGTGTGGATTCTGATTTGTTTTTTACAGCTGAAGAGAATCGTGAAACACAAAAAAAATTAGCACTTACACATCCAAATGTAACGTATAACGAAATTCATTCCGATCACGGTCATGATGCATTTTTAATTGAATTTGAACAATTAGAAACCATTGTAGAAGGCATATTTAAACCGGAATTGAAAAATAAACGTTTAAAAGTCTTGAAGTTTGGAGGGAAATCTCTCGCCAATGGAGAAGGCCTAGAAACGGTTCTTAATATTATAGAAAATAAAGTTAAGAACGATGAAAAAATAGCAGTTGTACTTTCGGCTAGAGGCTCGTCTACAGACCAGTTGGAAAATATCCTTAAGAAGGCTAAAAATGATGAGTCTTATAAAAAAGATTTAGAAACCTTTAAAGCCTATCAAATTGAACCTTGTCCGGAAATCGATTTCTCTGAAGAGTTTTCAGTTCTAGATAAAGTGTTCGGTGGTGTAAAGTTATTAGGAGATTACAGTAAGAAAATTAAAGATGAAGTTTTAGCTCAAGGTGAATTATTATCGGTTAAATTAGTAGCAGAATTACTCAATAAACGCGGTGTTAATGCCCATGCAACAGATTCTAGATTACTTATTAAAACAGATGATACTTATGGTAATGCACAGCCAAATACCAAAGTGTCTAAAGAGAATGTTTTAAAGCATTTTAAAAAATATAATGGAGATACGGTAAATATTATAACAGGATTTATCGCCTCTAATCAAGATAATAAAACAACGACTTTAGGTCGAAACGGAAGTAATTATTCGGCAGCACTTTTAGCTAATTTCTTAGATGCTGAAGAATTGCAGAATTATACACACGTAAACGGAATTTATACGGCAAATCCAGACTTGGTTCCAGATGCCAAAAAGATTGAAGAATTATCGTTTGCAGAGGCGAACGAGTTGGCTAATTTTGGTGCAACGGTTTTACATGCCAAAACGATTATTCCGTTATTAGAGAAAAATATCTCACTCCGTATTTTAAATACTTTTAATAGCGGCGACCAAGGAACTTTAATAACAGCTAAAACAGCTTCTAAAGGCATTCGTTCATTATCGGTTTTAGATAATGTGGCGTTAATTAATTTAGAAGGCCGCGGTTTATTAGGAAAAGTAGGTGTCGATGCGCGTGTGTTTAAAACATTAAGTGCAAACGATATTAGTGTAAGTATTATTTCGCAAGGCTCGTCTGAACGTGGATTAGGATTGGTGGTCGATGCCGATAAAGCATCGCAAGCTGTAATTGCTTTAGAGCGTGAGTTTGAAACCGATTTTTATGTTCAAGATGTTAATAGAATTGGAATTATAGATGATGTTGCTGTAATTTCAATTGTAGGTCAAGATTTAAGTACGTTCCACAAACCGTTTAATGCACTGATTAAAAATCAGATTGTTCCGTTGCTTTTCAACAATACCATTACAGGTGAAAACGTGAGTTTGGTGGTTAGAAAATCACAACTTCATAAAGCTTTAAATGTGATTCATGGAGAGATTTTTGGAATATCTAAAAAAATAAACTTGGCTATTTTTGGTCATGGATTAGTAGGTGGAACATTAATCGATCAGATTATTGCTTCGGCTAAAGATATTGAAAAACGTAAAGGCATAAAATTGAATATTTTTGCGATTGCAAATTCAAGACAAGTGCTGTTAAATAGAAAAGGGATAAGTGCTAATTGGAAAGCCGACTTGCAAGAAAACGGAAAAGATTTTACGTTCGAAGGTTTAGTGGCATATACCAAAAAGCATCATTTAGAAAACTTAATTGCAATTGATAACACAGCGAGTGCAACTTTTGTCTCTAATTATATTCCGTTAGTAGAGCATGGTTTCGACCTTGTTTCATCTAATAAAATAGCAAATACAGTCGATTTTAAATTCTATAGTGAATTGAGACAAGTCTTGGCTAAAAATCAGAAAAACTATCTTTACGAAACTAATGTTGGAGCAGGGTTACCGTTAATCGATACGATTAAGCTCTTGCATTTATCTGGAGAAAATATTACTAAAATTAGAGGTGTGTTCTCAGGGTCGTTAAGTTATTTATTTAATAATTATTCGCTTAAAAACGAACCATTCTCAAAGGTACTACAAGAAGCCGTAGACCAAGGATTTACAGAGCCTGATCCAAGAGAAGACCTATGTGGGAACGATGTTGCTAGAAAATTATTAATTTTGGCAAGAGAATTGGACTTACATAACGAAATTACTGATGTTGATATTCAGAATTTAATTCCTGAAGATTTACGACGTATAGATAAAGAAGCCTTTTTAAAATCGTTTACAGAAATGGACGATTTATATCAAAGCATTAAAGACCAACAAAAATCAGGTCATGTTTTAAGATATATAGGTGATTTACACGGTGATTTAGCCGATGAAAAAGGTGCTAAATTAGAAGTAAAATTAGTATCTGTTCCAGAAAGCTCACCATTAGGATCTTTAAAAGGATCCGATTCAATTTTCGAAATTTACACAGAGTCTTATGGCGATCAGCCCGTAGTGATTCAGGGCGCAGGTGCAGGAGCAGCAGTTACCGCTCGTGGTGTATTTGGAGATATTTTAAGATTAACAGAAAAAAACACGTATTAG